Proteins encoded within one genomic window of Glycine soja cultivar W05 chromosome 1, ASM419377v2, whole genome shotgun sequence:
- the LOC114368134 gene encoding bcl-2-associated transcription factor 1-like has translation MYDRHSDSDSKRRHSRFGSDPNKRYRRDEYGKEERERVMSRTNVQNEAPFSKHNKPNDPIQLPSSLSYFQHDERDGTGQVGLSSVSRKASERGWWKDTKKQLNEMEQTSHGREQRNEKSQAKLDDNTFQRRDGFTERSRKRPAFREKKIVVDSGDANVAAVKSSQKEERNSNPQHLDRPEKHFADDKGEARRGRRYGGNDSYKGRDKFNGRRGYRSEKWKHDLYQEVNKDPIPQNEDDQIAKLEALLAS, from the exons ATGTATGATCGTCACTCCGATTCCGATTCCAAGCGACGCCATTCTAGATTCGGTTCAGA CCCCAACAAGAGATATAGAAGGGATGAATatggaaaagaagaaagagagagagtgatgaGTAGAACTAATGTTCAAAATGAAGCTCCTTTCTCTAAGCACAACAAACCAAATGATCCTATTCAACTTCCATCATCTCTCTCTTATTTTCAG CACGATGAACGAGATGGCACTGGGCAGGTTGGCCTAAGCTCTGTTTCAAGGAAAGCCAGTG AGCGTGGATGGTGGAAGGACACAAAGAAACAGCTTAATGAAATGGAACAGACAAGTCATGGTAGAGAGCAGAGAAATGAGAAATCACAAGCTAAACTGGATGATAATACTTTCCAGAGAAGAGATGGTTTTACTGAAAGGTCGAGGAAAAGACCTGCATTTAGAGAGAAGAAGATTGTAGTGGATTCGGGTGATGCTAATGTGGCTGCAGTAAAGTCAAGCCAGAAGGAGGAAAGAAACAGCAATCCACAGCATTTGGATAGACCTGAGAAGCATTTTGCAGATGACAAGGGTGAAGCTAGGAGAGGGAGAAGGTATGGGGGCAATGACAGTTACAAGGGAAGAGATAAATTTAATGGAAGACGAGGTTATCGTTCTGAGAAGTGGAAGCATGATTTGTATCAAGAGGTAAATAAGGATCCCATTCCACAGAATGAGGATGACCAGATTGCAAAGCTGGAAGCACTCTTGGCTTCATAA
- the LOC114368151 gene encoding vacuolar-sorting receptor 1 translates to MLYLVRIVTVIGVDSKKMKVWRWVVSLMLVGLLPVSTMGRFVVEKNSLRVTSPEKIRGTHDSAIGNFGIPQYGGSMAGNVIYPKDNKKGCKEFDEFGISFKSTPGALPTIVLLDRGSCFFALKVWNAQKAGASAVLVADDVEEPLITMDTPEEDGSSAKYVENITIPSALVGKSFGLKLKDAFSGGDMVNLNLDWRESVPHPDDRVEYELWTNSNDECGVKCDMLMEFVKDFKGAAQILDKGGYTQFTPHYITWYCPHAFTLSKQCKSQCINHGRYCAPDPEQDFTTGYDGKDVVIENLRQLCVFKVANETEKPWVWWDYVTDFQIRCPMKEKKYNKECANAVIKSLGLNTEKIEKCMGDPDADTDNPVLKEEQDAQIGKGSRGDVTILPTLVVNNRQYRGKLEKGAVLKAICSGFEETTEPAVCLSSDVETNECLTNNGGCWQDKAANITACKDTFRGRVCECPLVDGVQFKGDGYTTCEASGLGRCKINNGGCWHDAQNGHAFSACLDNGGVKCQCPTGFRGDGVKNCQDIDECKEKKACQCPDCSCKNTWGSYDCSCSGDLLYMRDHDTCISKTGSQGRSTWAAFWLILLGVVMIAGGAFLVYKYRIRQYMDSEIRAIMAQYMPLDSQAEVPNHVNDQRA, encoded by the exons ATGTTATATTTAGTTAGGATAGTAACAGTAATTGGTGTGGATTCGAAAAAGATGAAGGTTTGGAGATGGGTGGTGAGTTTGATGTTAGTGGGGTTACTGCCCGTGTCAACAATGGGTCGATTCGTGGTGGAGAAGAACAGCCTGAGAGTGACATCGCCGGAGAAAATAAGAGGGACACACGACAGTGCCATTGGCAACTTCGGAATACCTCAATACGGTGGTAGCATGGCCGGGAACGTAATTTACCCTAAGGATAACAAAAAGGGTTGCAAAGAGTTCGATGAGTTCGGGATTTCCTTCAAATCAACCCCCGGTGCTCTTCCCACCATTGTTCTACTCGATCGCGGAA GTTGCTTCTTTGCTTTGAAGGTCTGGAATGCCCAGAAGGCTGGTGCTTCTGCTGTTCTTGTTGCCGACGATGTTGAGGAGCCCTTAATTACTATGGACACCCCTGAGGAGGATGGCTCTTCCGCCAAATATGTGGAGAACATAACTATACCCTCTGCTCTCGTCGGAAAAAGTTTTGGTCTAAAATTAAAGGATGCCTTTAGTGGTGGCGATATGGTCAACTTAAACCTTGATTGGAGAGAGTCTGTTCCTCACCCCGATGATCGCGTCGAGTATGAGTTGTGGACCAACAGCAATGATGAGTGTGGTGTTAAGTGTGATATGCTCATGGAATTTGTCAAGGATTTCAAGGGTGCAGCCCAGATTCTAGACAAAGGCGGTTACACTCAGTTTACACCCCATTATATTACTTGGTACTGTCCTCATGCTTTCACTTTGAGCAAGCAGTGCAAGTCTCAGTGCATAAATCACGGTAGATACTGTGCTCCGGATCCTGAGCAAGACTTCACCACAGGTTATGATGGCAAAGATGTCGTTATTGAAAATTTAAGGCAGCTATGTGTTTTCAAGGTGGCAAATGAAACCGAAAAGCCTTGGGTGTGGTGGGACTATGTCACTGATTTTCAAATTAGATGCcccatgaaggagaagaagtacAATAAGGAATGTGCAAATGCTGTTATTAAATCACTGG GTCTCAATACGGAAAAGATTGAAAAGTGCATGGGAGATCCAGACGCCGATACTGATAATCCTGTTTTGAAAGAAGAGCAAGATGCCCAA ATTGGAAAGGGATCGCGAGGTGATGTTACCATATTGCCTACTCTTGTGGTCAATAATCGACAATATCGAG GAAAATTGGAGAAAGGTGCTGTTCTAAAGGCTATATGTTCTGGGTTTGAGGAAACTACTGAACCAGCTGTTTGCTTGAGCAGTG ATGTGGAGACAAATGAGTGTTTGACAAACAATGGTGGTTGTTGGCAGGATAAAGCAGCTAACATCACTGCATGCAAG GATACATTCCGTGGGAGAGTATGTGAATGCCCTCTGGTTGATGGTGTACAATTCAAAGGAGATGGTTATACAACTTGTGAAG CAAGTGGACTTGGGCGTTGCAAGATAAATAATGGAGGCTGTTGGCATGATGCTCAAAATGGACATGCATTTTCTGCTTGTTTG GATAATGGAGGGGTCAAATGCCAGTGTCCCACAGGGTTTAGAGGTGATGGTGTAAAAAATTGTCAAG ATATAGATGAATGCAAAGAGAAGAAGGCTTGTCAGTGCCCTGACTGTAGCTGCAAGAATACTTGGGGAAGCTATGACTGCAGTTGTAGTGGAGATCTTCTGTATATGAGGGACCACGATACCTGCATAA GTAAAACTGGCAGTCAGGGAAGATCTACCTGGGCTGCTTTTTGGTTGATTTTACTTGGCGTAGTTATGATTGCTGGTGGGGCATTCCTTGTGTACAAGTACAGAATAAGG CAATACATGGATTCAGAAATCAGAGCAATCATGGCGCAATATATGCCCTTGGACAGCCAAGCAGAAGTTCCAAATCATGTCAATGATCAAAGAGCATGA
- the LOC114368156 gene encoding 40S ribosomal protein S29, which yields MGHSNVWNSHPKNYGPGSRTCRVCGNPHGLIRKYGLMCCRQCFRSNAKEIGFIKYR from the exons ATGGGGCACTCCAATGTGTGGAATTCTCACCCTAAGAACTACGGACCTGGTTCTCGCACTTG CCGTGTGTGTGGGAATCCTCATGGATTGATCAGGAAATATGGGCTTATGTGTTGCAGGCAGTGCTTCCGAAGCAATGCCAAGGAAATTGGCTTCATCAAG TATCGGTGA
- the LOC114368162 gene encoding histone deacetylase 6 isoform X1: MASSSSYPRTEGEEEYGSESGWVDARSWCDHLASSLSEDLGQIPGPDTPCQTCQHPTENWLCLSCKQVLCSRFVNKHMLHHSRDTNLTHCVALSFSDLSVWCFSCDAYLDPQLIPQLRPLHQLAYILKFGQPPPIPSPSL; this comes from the exons ATGGCTTCCTCATCCTCTTATCCTCGGACG GAAGGTGAAGAAGAGTATGGGTCTGAATCGGGATGGGTGGATGCTCGAAGTTGGTGCGATCACCTGGCATCATCCTTATCGGAGGATCTAGGGCAGATTCCGGGGCCTGATACTCCGTGCCAGACCTGCCAACACCCAACTGAAAACTGGTTGTGTCTGTCCTGTAAGCAGGTCCTCTGTAGCCGTTTTGTGAACAAGCACATGCTCCACCATTCTCGTGACACTAATCTCACTCACTGCGTCGCCCTCAGTTTCAGCGATCTCTCCGTCTGGTGTTTCTCCTGCGACGCTTACTTGGATCCTCAACTCATTCCCCAACTCCGTCCTCTTCATCAACTCGCCTATATTTTGAAATTCGGTCAGCCTCCACCAATTCCATCCCCCAGTCTTTGA
- the LOC114368162 gene encoding histone deacetylase 6 isoform X2: protein MSDQEGEEEYGSESGWVDARSWCDHLASSLSEDLGQIPGPDTPCQTCQHPTENWLCLSCKQVLCSRFVNKHMLHHSRDTNLTHCVALSFSDLSVWCFSCDAYLDPQLIPQLRPLHQLAYILKFGQPPPIPSPSL from the coding sequence ATGAGTGATCAGGAAGGTGAAGAAGAGTATGGGTCTGAATCGGGATGGGTGGATGCTCGAAGTTGGTGCGATCACCTGGCATCATCCTTATCGGAGGATCTAGGGCAGATTCCGGGGCCTGATACTCCGTGCCAGACCTGCCAACACCCAACTGAAAACTGGTTGTGTCTGTCCTGTAAGCAGGTCCTCTGTAGCCGTTTTGTGAACAAGCACATGCTCCACCATTCTCGTGACACTAATCTCACTCACTGCGTCGCCCTCAGTTTCAGCGATCTCTCCGTCTGGTGTTTCTCCTGCGACGCTTACTTGGATCCTCAACTCATTCCCCAACTCCGTCCTCTTCATCAACTCGCCTATATTTTGAAATTCGGTCAGCCTCCACCAATTCCATCCCCCAGTCTTTGA
- the LOC114368174 gene encoding probable polyamine transporter At3g19553, with amino-acid sequence MGEEASKSNPKLTLFPLIALIFYEVSGGPFGVEDSVRGGGGPLLSLLGFLVFPLIWSIPEALVTAELATSFPQNGGYVVWICSAFGPFWGFQEGFWKWFSGVMDNALYPVLFLDYMKQSFPIFDRLAARIPALLGITLSLTYLNYRGLHIVGFSAVFLALFSLSPFLIMALLSIPQIRPSRWLLVDFAKVDWPGYFNTMFWNLNYWDKASTLAGEVEDPSKTFPRALVGGLVLVVSSYLIPLLAGTGSFSSSPTEWVDGYFAQVGMFIGGSWLKLWIQLAAAMSNLGLFEAEMSSDSFQLEGMSKMGMLPALFATRSVYGTPTFSILFSATGVIFLSWMSFQEIIEFLNFLYAVGMLLEFAAFITLRLKKPNLYRPYRVPLSTFWATMLCLPPALLLILVMCLASLTTFFVSGAVILVGFILYPFLVQAKNKNWILFEEATGWQQCHSELTDQENSGVELLVSSPLASVEEQLSLMQSDSKPS; translated from the exons ATGGGTGAAGAGGCCTCCAAATCCAATCCCAAACTAACACTGTTTCCTCTCATAGCTCTTATCTTCTATGAAGTATCTGGGGGTCCTTTTGGAGTAGAAGATTCCGTCAGGGGTGGAGGTGGTCCTCTTCTATCGCTGCTCGGATTCTTGGTTTTCCCTCTAATATGGAGTATACCAGAAGCTCTTGTCACGGCTGAACTTGCCACCAGCTTCCCTCAAAACGGTGGTTATGTTGTTTGGATTTGCTCAGCCTTTGGACCCTTTTGGGGGTTTCAGGAAGGGTTTTGGAAATGGTTCAGTGGGGTGATGGACAATGCTCTCTACCCAGTTCTCTTCCTGGATTACATGAAGCAATCCTTCCCTATCTTTGATCGTTTGGCTGCTCGAATCCCTGCTCTTCTGGGGATCACCCTTTCACTCACTTACTTGAATTACCGTGGCCTTCACATCGTCGGCTTTTCTGCTGTTTTCCTCGCCCTTTTCTCACTTTCCCCGTTCCTCATAATGGCCCTTCTTTCCATTCCCCAAATAAGACCCAGCCGCTGGCTTCTTGTGGATTTTGCCAAGGTGGATTGGCCAGGATACTTCAACACCATGTTCTGGAATTTAAATTATTGGGATAAGGCCAGTACCCTTGCGGGAGAGGTTGAGGATCCGAGTAAAACCTTCCCTCGGGCACTTGTTGGAGGACTAGTTTTGGTGGTCTCCTCCTATTTGATTCCACTTCTTGCTGGAACAGGTTCCTTTAGCTCCTCTCCCACTGAGTGGGTAGATGGTTATTTTGCCCAAGTTGGGATGTTCATTGGCGGCTCTTGGCTCAAACTCTGGATTCAACTCGCTGCTGCTATGTCTAACCTCGGCTTGTTCGAAGCCGAAATGAGCAGCGATTCTTTCCAACTTGAAGGGATGAGCAAGATGGGAATGCTTCCTGCTCTATTTGCTACAAG GTCTGTTTATGGAACGCCCACTTTTAGCATTTTGTTCTCTGCCACTGGAGTTATCTTCTTGTCTTGGATGAGCTTTCAGGAAATCATAGAGTTCCTCAATTTCTTATATGCTGTAGGAATGCTTCTTGAGTTTGCAGCTTTTATCACTTTGAGGCTGAAGAAGCCAAATCTTTATAGACCTTACAGAGTTCCACTGTCAACATTTTGGGCGACCATGCTTTGTTTGCCTCCTGCTTTACTGCTTATTCTTGTAATGTGCTTGGCTTCTTTGACAACTTTCTTTGTGAGTGGAGCAGTAATTCTGGTGGGGTTTATCCTGTACCCTTTCTTGGTTCAAGCCAAAAATAAGAATTGGATTTTATTTGAAGAAGCCACTGGCTGGCAGCAATGCCATTCAGAACTGACTGACCAAGAAAATAGCGGTGTTGAGCTTCTTGTGAGCTCACCATTGGCTAGCGTGGAAGAACAATTGTCTTTAATGCAAAGTGATTCTAAACCAAGCTAG
- the LOC114368181 gene encoding leucine-rich repeat protein 1-like isoform X2: MSSFVFLSLLFLLLQRPLPSLSNSEGDALYAFKTRLSDPNNVLDSWDPSLVTPCTWFHVTCDSNNYVTRLDLGRYNLGGTLAPELAHLPYLQYLELYGNNITGNIPQELGNLINLISMDLSYNRFQGNIPKSFGNLKSLKFLWLNNNQLTGSIPIVVSTLNLQVFNVSNNHLSEPPVDGNFKSFPMERFENNKFSGPELKGSIRNVVCHT, translated from the exons ATGTCTAGTTTTGTTTTCCTATCTCTgttatttcttcttctccaaCGTCCTCTCCCATCCCTCTCAAACTCTGAAG GAGACGCTCTTTATGCCTTCAAAACAAGACTTTCTGACCCCAACAACGTACTGGACAGCTGGGACCCATCTCTCGTCACTCCTTGTACCTGGTTTCATGTTACCTGCGACTCCAACAATTACGTCACTCGCTT AGACTTGGGCCGATATAACTTGGGCGGAACTTTGGCCCCAGAACTTGCCCACCTACCCTATCTCCAATACCT GGAGCTCTATGGGAATAACATAACTGGAAACATTCCTCAGGAACTTGGTAACTTGATCAACCTTATTAGTATGGATTTGTCTTATAACCGATTCCAAGGGAACATCCCGAAGTCATTTGGCAACTTGAAGTCTCTTAAATTCCT ATGGCTCAACAACAACCAGCTGACAGGATCTATCCCAATAGTTGTCAGCACTCTTAATCTCCAAGTCTT TAATGTCTCTAATAATCACCTCTCAGAACCACCCGTAGATGGCAACTTTAAATCATTCCCGATGGAAAG ATTTGAGAATAACAAATTCAGTGGCCCAGAGCTGAAAG GCAGTATCAGAAATGTAGTATGTCATACTTGA
- the LOC114368181 gene encoding leucine-rich repeat protein 1-like isoform X1 produces the protein MSSFVFLSLLFLLLQRPLPSLSNSEGDALYAFKTRLSDPNNVLDSWDPSLVTPCTWFHVTCDSNNYVTRLDLGRYNLGGTLAPELAHLPYLQYLELYGNNITGNIPQELGNLINLISMDLSYNRFQGNIPKSFGNLKSLKFLWLNNNQLTGSIPIVVSTLNLQVFNVSNNHLSEPPVDGNFKSFPMERFENNKFSGPELKGLIPSDCKEEAIFT, from the exons ATGTCTAGTTTTGTTTTCCTATCTCTgttatttcttcttctccaaCGTCCTCTCCCATCCCTCTCAAACTCTGAAG GAGACGCTCTTTATGCCTTCAAAACAAGACTTTCTGACCCCAACAACGTACTGGACAGCTGGGACCCATCTCTCGTCACTCCTTGTACCTGGTTTCATGTTACCTGCGACTCCAACAATTACGTCACTCGCTT AGACTTGGGCCGATATAACTTGGGCGGAACTTTGGCCCCAGAACTTGCCCACCTACCCTATCTCCAATACCT GGAGCTCTATGGGAATAACATAACTGGAAACATTCCTCAGGAACTTGGTAACTTGATCAACCTTATTAGTATGGATTTGTCTTATAACCGATTCCAAGGGAACATCCCGAAGTCATTTGGCAACTTGAAGTCTCTTAAATTCCT ATGGCTCAACAACAACCAGCTGACAGGATCTATCCCAATAGTTGTCAGCACTCTTAATCTCCAAGTCTT TAATGTCTCTAATAATCACCTCTCAGAACCACCCGTAGATGGCAACTTTAAATCATTCCCGATGGAAAG ATTTGAGAATAACAAATTCAGTGGCCCAGAGCTGAAAGGACTGATTCCTTCTGACTGCAAAGAAGAAGCCATCTTTACATAG
- the LOC114368192 gene encoding upstream activation factor subunit UAF30 — protein MALSSGLFLCSSSRVLPPPETHTFMRTRPSSAALRTISVSCCTVSQSSKPARKIRGIMKPRKVSPEMEDLVGAPEMARTQVLKRIWAYIKDNNLQDPTDKRTINCDEKLKKVFAGKDQVEMLEIARLISPHFLKSESES, from the exons ATGGCTCTGTCTTCTGGGCTTTTCTTGTGTTCTTCTTCCCGTGTTCTCCCACCACCAGAAACCCACACTTTCATGAGGACCAGGCCTTCTTCTGCTGCCTTGCGCACCATTTCCGTTAGCTGTTGCACCGTCTCTCAGTCGTCTAAGCCAGCCCGCAAAATCCGTGGTATCATGAAACCCCGCAAAGTCTCCCCCGAGATGGAAGACCTCGTCGGCGCTCCCGAGATGGCTCGAACCCAAGTCCTCAAACGGATTTGGGCTTACATTAAGGACAACAATCTTCAG GACCCTACAGACAAGAGGACTATAAATTGCGATGAGAAGCTGAAGAAGGTGTTTGCAGGGAAAGATCAAGTTGAGATGCTAGAGATTGCTCGCTTGATTAGCCCTCACTTCCTTAAAAGTGAAAGTGAAAGTTAA
- the LOC114368200 gene encoding classical arabinogalactan protein 9, producing METHLVLSLALIFTVVAGVGAQGPSTSPVPPTPQSSPPPIQSSPPPVPSSPPPAQSPPPASTPPPAPLSSPPPASPPPSSPPPASPPPASPPPASPPPASPPPASPPPASPPPATPPPASPPPFSPPPATPPPATPPPALTPTPLSSPPATSPAPAPAKVVAPALSPSLAPGPSLSTISPSGDDSGAEKLWSFQKMIGSLVFGCALLSLLF from the exons ATGGAGACTCATTTGGTTTTGTCGCTTGCTTTGATCTTCACTGTAGTTGCCGGCGTTGGAGCCCAAGGCCCATCCACCTCTCCCGTGCCTCCCACACCCCAGTCTTCACCACCTCCCATCCAGTCTTCTCCGCCACCTGTTCCTTCCTCACCTCCTCCGGCTCAGTCTCCACCACCAGCTTCCACTCCCCCACCAGCCCCACTCAGCTCTCCTCCCCCTGCCTCCCCTCCTCCTTCATCTCCACCACCCGCATCTCCTCCCCCTGCCTCTCCTCCTCCGGCATCTCCACCACCCGCATCTCCTCCCCCTGCCTCCCCTCCTCCGGCATCTCCTCCCCCAGCCACTCCTCCTCCTGCTTCTCCTCCTCCCTTTTCACCACCACCAGCAACTCCTCCACCAGCAACGCCTCCACCCGCATTGACCCCTACGCCCCTTTCCTCTCCACCAGCCACTTCTCCAGCTCCAGCTCCTGCCAAGGTGGTTGCTCCTGCACTCTCTCCTTCCTTGGCTCCCGGCCCCAGCCTCTCCACCATCTCTCCCTCTGGCGATGAT AGTGGGGCTGAAAAGTTGTGGTCCTTTCAGAAGATGATTGGGAGCTTAGTATTCGGATGTGCTTTGCTGTCCTTGTTGTTCTAG